A window of Aquila chrysaetos chrysaetos chromosome 19, bAquChr1.4, whole genome shotgun sequence genomic DNA:
TGGGGGCCACCACCACTATTTATGtgcttccccccgccccagatCTTGTATTATTACAGCTcatgttttaaagcaaagataACGGCAGAGATGGGTTAATGGTCATAACAGCGGTTTGAGagttattttccttcctctttagCTGGAATTTTAATCTCTGAGACACTTGGCTAAGGGTGGTTTAACccctcctgctcttccctgtTACTACCCAGTGTGATCCTTCACCATGGGAAACCTTTTCCTTAACCGATGTCGGCAAAGCTTTGTTGGAGTGAAATATTTGAGAAGCTGGTGGCCTCCATCAATGTTCCCCCCTTGCCCAAGGGAGTCCCCCACCAGGCTGTGACACCCCAGGACCTTCACTTAAGCCATGACTTGGCCAAGGAAAGGGCTTGGGATCATGGGCTTTCCTCCCATCCTTCCATCTAGCCGAAAAACCACGTCCCTCCACAGGGAAGGGGACAGGGCTGCAGGTCACTGCTGGCATGAGCCGGGGGGGACATCAAGCCCCCCATCCCCACACGGTGGCAGGGAGCATCTCTCCACCACCACGGCCCCATGAAGCCACCTTGGGAAGGAGCTACCCAAGCCTGGAGCCATGTGGTGGCCCCAGAGCCACATGGTGGCCCCAGAGCCATGCAGTGGTTCAAGCCTAAACCCAACACCCATTGCCAAATGTGCTCACCGAAGCCTCTCGCCCAACAGACGGCGAGTATTCCACCTCTTCACATCCTGGTTCAGTTAACGAGTATTTCTGCTGGGCAGAACGGGATAAGGAGCAGCAGATCTGCTATTGATCCAAGCGAAGGAATTAACACTAAACCGTCCCATGTCAGATCTCATTAGTGGTAACACTGAGTGACCCTCCATGCTCAGCTCCTGGAGCTTTCTACCCCaccttcagtgttttctttcctttcaggaGAAAGCCCAGCATCTCCTTCCTAGCCGTGGGCCAAAATTTTAGCAGTTGTTCCTAAAGCAGTTAAGGGTGAAGGGAGCCTAGGCCAGTGGTAGGACAGTGTCTGCTGGGAAGGtcctcctctgcagagcctggggTGTGATAACAAAGCTCCTTGGACCCTGCAAGTCGCAGTGCCGTTACATTGGCTAGAGCTTACTCTATCCTATGTGTTTCAATGCTCACAGACAGCTCCTAATACATAACAAGAAATCAACATTGAGAgcaaaaaaaggtatttcagaGATCTTCAATTCCTGTGATctattgggggttttttgggttttttttggcccAGGTTTAACTGTAGCATGCTACAAACAGTGGAAGGATGATGTAGTATTGTTATTTCCAAATGTCCCGTTGCTTTTTATGTGCTAACTCTTGGCTTTGCCAAGCTGAATGGGGCAACTCTCTGATtatctactctttttttttttcttttatacaaacCCAAAGTGCAACATGGGAGAAATTCaccttccccaccccacagcaTTGGTGTTCAGTCTTCACCCACTTTGTTCTCCTTGAGGTTGGGAAGGTCAACCAGAACTTtgctagatttttctttaaaaccagcAGAACCAATCAAATGACCCCCATACAGAAGAGCCGGTGCCAACACCCGACAAACCACCCTGGACCAACCAGTGGTAGGACAAGTCCTCTTGGGTCCCCAAGCTTGTTTCTCCCCATTTGGACCGTGCTCATGGGAATGAGCTCCAGTAGCTCCTCCCAATGGCAGCAGAAGCCAAGCTGGGAGACACCACCAAGAGCAAGGAGGTCTCACTCAGGTGCCAACAACTGGTCACCTTGCTCTTCTGAAGGACCCTCCAGTCCAACCTCTACACCGTGTCCTGGTCAAGGTGACCCTCCAGTGTTGGTCTCCACTGCCCTCACCTCCATCTGGAGATGTGATCCAGGTATGACCAAAGCAGAGCGACCAGCAGAGACATCTGGGCATTGACTCAACACCATGCATGGGTTGGAAACCCATGCCAGGCAGTGCCAGGAGGGATTCCCATCCACATCTCCTATCCCGACTTCTTTAAAGGCTCTGGATTTGGTCCGTTGTGACAACCTCGGAGCCCAAGAGACGTGAGAGTTGCAAACACGCCACCAAGTGAATGTAACTCTTTTGGCACACTTGagggaaaaatcaaaacccaacaatatattttgtcttaggaaaaaaaaaaagaagaaaagccttgtTTCTATGCTGGGTTTAGTGataaggatttaaaaataaactggcCGCAAGCATTGTCTGCAAATACGAACTCTCTCTCTGCTGCCCTCGAGACAACTTATTGCTCTACTTGGGCACCCCGAGGTGGGATGTCACCGGCTGCAGTTGGCTTCTCGTTCTTCTGCCCTTGGGTAAGCCAAAACCCCCAGAAATTACCCCTGTGCCTACAGCCCCTGCATGCCCGTTATCTCCCAGCCCGGTCCACATCAACTGTGGATCACCTTCCTTGCTCTCACCTTTTCTCAGGTGCCTTCCCGTGAGGAAGGCGACGTGTTTATTGCTAttgcttcctcttccccccactTCTCCCCACTCGCCAAGCAGAGCAGCCAGACATCATCCCCCTCTCCGGCCTTTCTCTATGGTGCTGGGATTTGTGCTTGGATGAACATTTCTCCTGGAAGTTTCCGAGCCCAGCTGTAACCCAAAGAATGGCGGGGGGAGCACCTCGTTTGCCACGGAGGCGTCGCAGTTTGGTCTCAGCCCTGCCAACGACATGGGTGCAAGGTGAAGCCACCCATTTTCCCCCCTCGCCCTGCCTCAAAGACTCTTCTCCATCAACCAGCCGCCCTCTTTCCCCACACCACCAGACTCTGGAGAAGCTCTTCAGACCAACCCCTGGACCTGGAGAAGCTCTTCAGACCAACCCTTGGACATCTCCTCGCTTCCTTCAACAGCCGCCCGGCACACCTCTGCCTGCAAACGGTAGCCACGCAAGGAAGGAGCTGCCTTCTCCCTCACGGAGCCCCAGGACACGGCTGTGGGGAGCATCTCGTTTTCCCAAGAGGTTCAAGATGCTACCAGGGCATGTGTTTCTCCGCTGCTCTCTTCCCATCACGCAAGATCCGTTTGCCCAGTTGGAAAAAGCAGACCAAAGACCCGATGGTGACCAGTCCTCCTACTTCCTAAGACAAGTGTGTTACATCGctaattatatttatattctcTTACTCCTACAAAAGAAGGGATGAGTTCAGAATTTCACTGCAGATAATGCATTTATAATCTATCACGACAGCTATCTGGAAGACACCAATTTTCTTGTAATATGTTATGGaagattaaataatttatattattcaACTAAAAATACCCAAACCAAATCGGAATAAGCCTGCCTACCAGCGCTGTGCTTTTCACATAGTACCCTGAACATCAACCACTCTCACTAGCCAAAGAAAATCTAGGCTCTtgtcaacaacaacaacaacagaaaaataacaaaaagaacccaaacaaacaagaagtgGGGGATCTTTGCACCACTCAGCTGGGCAATGCTGGAAAAGTGAATATTCTGAGCTTTCAAATGATAGGACCAAAGAGAGAACTTTACTATTGCTCAGTGTCAGTATGTGTGTTACACAATTTATGTGggttggggaggaggaagggggagaggaaaaaaaaaaaaaagaggcagaagattagaaaaagcagcttttacaaAAACCACTAAAGAATGCATAAAGTGAcccttgcactttttttttttcttttgttcttgcaAACAGACGAGGTGCTGCAGTACAGCGGCCACAGCACCGATGTAAGACTTGTGTAGTTGCATACAATGTTTGACTCCGGATCTGGAAGAGAgcaaacatattaaaaataaggagTTAGAAGCAAGCGGTGCAGGATCAGAGAGGGCtgttctcctctcctctgcaccCCTGCACTGTGCGCAGCACGTATAGCTGATGCATACGGGATTTAACCATCCCTCGCACCGCTCTGCGGGCAATTTCTTGGGCACAgagctgagaaagcagcagctcgCCGGCAATATCCAATGCACAGgattaaaaatatgcagatgGGATGCTCTCTGCTAATTGCACAACAATTTGTCACGGGCAGGATTAGCCCAGCGTAATGTATACAGCAAGGAGAGATTTCAGATAACCCCCTGGGCTGGATGAGCTCTGCGCTGCCTCCCCGTGCAGAATCGTGCGTTCCCATCAGCTGCGTTGCCCGTTAATTGGGCATGATGGACCAAGGGCTCCAGCAACACGCAGAGGGCGTTTAAACAAGCAGCTGGGATTTCTGGGATCCTTAGCAGGACACGAACCTGCAGCTGGTACCAGGCAGCTGCACGCAGCCCCGGTGCTAATGaacaggcagggtgcaggcagctgcatgcAACCCCGGTGGTAATGAACAGGATGATCTCCCAGCGTGttttagcagggaaaaaaaacaaacatattcaAGTGATGCCGAAGATGGGGAGGAGTCTTTATCAGGaagtgtagtgataggacgagggtaatggttttaaactgaaagagggtagatttagattagatattaggaagaaattctttactatgAGGGAGGTGAgactggagcaggttgcccagagaggtgggtgatgccccatccctggaagtgttcaaggccaggctggatggggctttgagcaacctggtctagtggaaggtgtccctgcccgtggcgGGGGGTTGGaacgagatgatctttaagatcccttccaacccaaaccattctgtgattttatgaaAGAGCGCGATGCATCCAAAACCTTAAGGCATGACAATTCCCACCCTCACAGTGCCCGACTGCACTCAAAGTGGCTTGATGCCACTGAGGTCGCTGGTAAAGCCTTGCATGCACCGAGCAGCAAGATGTCAGGTCAAGGTACGCCGTGCTTTGCCAACACCCTCCGTAGCCCCATGACAGCGCGCGATGCAGCTATCCCTGCTGGGGAGCAGTGCTAAATGGCTCTTCTGGAGTCAGCATCGCCCGGACAAAGAGATTCAGCAGCTTTGTAGGAAGGAGAGAAGCGACAGCGGTGCTCGGTGGCTAATTATCGACAAGGGCAGAGCAAGACCAGTAAAGGCAGCACTTACATGAATTGGCCAGTGGGTTTACCAGTGTGGAGGTACGTAGCTGTAGGTGGGGGTTCCTTGAGCCCTGTACGTTGGCACGGAAACTGGATGTGCTCCGATGGCGGTGTGTTGTGGGGTGGTCAACAAGGTTCCTGCAACGGCATAGAGAAATATTTAGCAAGGCTGAGAGCTCCATCAGGGGAGCGGTAGCCTGAGGGTACGATGCTGCAGACCGCATCCGAGGGGCAGGCACAGCATcagctcccttttttttctttcttcagttctcCCAAATATTATTCTGCCTGTGAGACCTGAATCGAAGGCATTTGACTCATGCAGTTGGTATCAGCCAGCACCATGAATGGAATAAACCCATCTGAAGCTCCACCATATTTTCCATGCTACTTTGGGCTCTTAACTTATCTTTTTCCAATTTTCCTTGTCCctaaaagagcagcagcagagctagcGGCTAGCGGCTGACATCTTCCACCTGCTGAAGGCACCGGGCTAAACTGCAACAGCAGATCACTGCAGCAAGCTGAAACATCCAAGGACCAAACTGGAAGGGATGAGGGTTGCAAAAGGAGATGAGAAAAAACCCGGACCTTCCAGGGAAAATTCAGATGAGCTTTGCCACTCATCTCCTAAGGGCAGTGGAGctcttttgcttcatttaaacCCACAGAGCCAAGAGCCTTGGGATGCAGCAGAAGGAGAAATCCTCTCCCAGCCATGAAGCAAAGGGACTGCCCAGTGCAGCCTCTTTTCTTTAGTCTGCAGCTGATACACAGAGGGGTTTTAGGTAAGAATTTGCACAATGCCTTCAGCAAACATGGGGAGGGAGAATACAGCCCCAAACTACTCCGTTCTGGGAGTAACTGGGTGCTTGCAACGATTTCTCAGTTTCTGGGTATCTCTCTACAAATGCTACTAATGAAATTTTAGGACATCCCACGTGCATTAATTACATTATCCACTTCTCAGTATAAGCAACAGTAAATCTCTCAGAGTGGTTCTTGTCATACGCAGGCTTCAATACCTCTGCTTGTACCAGGGATTGCGTCCCATAACAAAGTCCTATTTCACAGCTAATGCAGATGCAAAAGGATGAATGATGCATTTCTTGGCATAATTCAATATACAACCCTAAGAAATGTTAATGAGAGAAATAcaggctttggaaaaaataaaaccagcccATATCCTTACTTAATGTGCTATCAGTTAATTGCAGTTTGAAGCAATCCTGCACATAAAATGCAGAGGATTTGGGATACATAAACCAAGGTTAATGTTCATTTcgtaaaatgaaagcaagaccGTAGGTATCCTAAAAAACGAACTTGAGGATAGAAATGCAATGGTATTTGAAGATGGACAAACCTGGTTATTCCTCTACTTATGGAACAGACAGAGGAAAGAACAATGTATTTAAGGATGCAAGAGTGCGTCCCTCTAGAGTGAGCCAAATGAAAGGTCTCCTCTGCTAACCTAAAAACTGAGTTAGATCAGTATCAGGAGcaaattaattgatttttgcCTGCAAAGGAGCGGTAATCAGCAAGCAAAACTAGCAGACGAAGCTGCAATTAGCTGTGTGCAAGGCGCTTCTGCAGCCACTTGCCAGATACAGCCTgcaaggctgcaggcagcacatgGGATGCACAGCGAGTTTTTCGTCCAGGACAAGTCTCCTGCACAGGTTGTTTGGATATGTCCCACCTGAGAGATGAAACTACGGCTCAGAACATGGAaagattttttccctcttacCTGCTGACATTGCCATGGTGGTCCCAGCGACCATCCCCATGGCCACACCGTTGGTCCTGGGCGCAGCGACCGGGGCCGGATAGATGGCCGATGGGATGCTGTTGGGCTGAACCACGGTGGTGTGATGGATAACGTGAGGCTGTGCCGCGTACACTGGCTGGGTATAATAAGCTccctgtttgagaagagaaaaaaaaaaaaaaaccaccatcgTCTTTGTCATTTGATTGAAAGCACAAGCCAAAGCAGTGACTTGAAgcccagtattttatttaaaggcgATCACCAGCGCTGTCTGCAGTGGGTGGCAGCCCGGTAACACGGACCGTGCTGTCAGCAAGGAGTTAGTTACATCAGCTGCGACTGTAGAGCCTGCTGTGGAGCGAGCAGTGATGCTCTCGGAGCCTGTCCTGCCGGCTGCGGCAGCAGACCCCCACACCTACCCCCTGCACCAGACGGGACATAAGAGGTTCCCAAACCCAGCCTGGAGCGGCTCCCCCGGGACAGTCCTTCACTTCGAGACTTCAAGCCCTCAGCTCCTCCAGATGTGTTGCAGAAGCAATATTAAGACAAGCAGGTGTCATGCGTGGCTGCTGGCACAAAGAGCTGCCCACGGGACATCGTTCAAGCACTGCCAAAGGGCTGGTCCTTCCCATGAGCAAGCTCCTGTGCCTGGAGACCTGGATAAGCAAGGATGAAGCTGAACCTGTGGACATGTGAGATGGTCCGTGGGATGGATGAAGGCAACGGGACTGGGAGGGGGATCAGCATCATGGGTCAGAGCTCGTCAGGGACAAACCGTGCTGCCTCCGTTTGGTGGGATGAAATAGGGCCTGGACCCAAAAGACTTTGGCTGCTAGCATAGAAAATGAAcaagagatggaagaaaaggagaagccaTGGCTCTCGGCTGATCCCAAGGTGCTTGCTTGGGTCCAGGAAGCGTGTGGTCTTCTTGGGTTTCCGATGGGAGACAGAGAGGCTCCGAAATCCAGGCTGCTGAGACCCGTGAGGTTTTGAAACAAGGTGGGGAAGACGGGTGGGAATAAAAGAAAGGAGCCAACAGAAAAAGCTCCACGTCCAAAATAATGAAGGGCCTGAAATGTGAGCGGCGCAAGGGAGAGAACTGCCATCCCCgggacaggcagggacaccACCGATACCTGCAAACCAGGAACAATTAGAAAGATTAGAGGGTTTAAAACAATGAAGGGAGATTTTATCATGCATTGGTGAAAGCTGTTAGAGAATCTCTGAAGCTATGGATTAAGGGGAGAAGGAGATGCAGGTGAACTATTAAATTACTTCTTTCCTTCAGGAGCTACAAAGGTTGGTAGGACAAATTGCAGATGCTGAAGGGCATTTCCTTAGAGAACGAGAAGGAAGCGCTAAGATAAATTAGGACCATGAAGAAAATGCGACTGAGAaatcagctgcagagaaggaacaTGCCAGGCGGCGAGTGCTGCAAGTGCAACGTGCTGAAAGGATCTACCAAAGCACCTCCTTCCCGCCGTCGTTCCCTTCCAGGCTGTCAAAACTCTTATTTGCCGGTCCCTGGGAAGCAGAGATGAGGAAACGGCATCTGCAAGCCCTGCTCCATCTCAGGCTTGCTGGTGGGCACTGCTAGCAGATGCCAACCTCGTGCTGCGGCTGGGATCGGAGAGAAaccagcaggcagggatgggttTGGTCCCCAGCGGTTTATGCAACGCTCAGTTAACGGAAGGAGAAGTGACGGCAGACCAAATTGGCAAGAGGAGATGCTCTGGTCTCAGCAAGGCATGGAGAAACCACTCCATGAGGTTGTAGTTGCTGGAGAAGTTGGTTATTTGACATTAAAGAGGAGGGGGAAGCTAGGGAAGCCGTAGGGCCAGATTGCTCCAAGGAGCTCATGGTGTTCAGTGGGAAAGGGCATCAAGGTGATTTGTGGAGGACATCTGCCCTAAACTGCATCCCTGTGGAGGATCTTGGCCCCAGCACATAGCTGGAGGCGGTGGCAatgcaggagcagagaagaTGGTACTGGAAACCCATCCAGGTGCTCAGGGAGGAGCTCTTCCATGAGGACACAAATCTGGGTCATGCCTGAAGTAGCTTGTGCTGGTGAAGGTGACACAGGGGCTTTTCCATGGGAGGTGTCAGGAGGGCGATGCAAGCCAAGTGAGATGCCAACAGCCACCAGCACGTGGACCTTGTGGTGACCCAGACTCATCTGTGGCCCTGGGGAAGAGCAGCATTGAGAGCTGGGGAGCGTGGGGAGAGGTGGCTGCAGGGACCACCCTGGAGCCAGCAAGCCCCAGCAGTCAGGCATGTGATTTTGGGGGAAGGGACCCGATTCCCAACCTGGCCAAGCCACAGGGATGCCACCGTGCTGACTCCGCTGCACACCGACAACCACACAAGACCATGTCTCATCCAGAGGATCCAAcggaggaggcaggagagagaCCCACCAAGCCCCACCATGAGCACCTCCATCACACCAGGACATGGGTGCTCAGCCCTGACAGCCAAGGACAAAGCCCTGCAGGAACCTCGGGCTGTATTTGCACGCCATTGAGTGAGGCGGTGAGCTGCCGCGGTGGCTGGCGAGGCACCTACCTGGGTGTACAGGTTCTGCTGTGGATAGGCACTTCTGATGGGGTACATAGCGGTTTGGTATGGATTCGGAGATGGCGAGTAGGGAGGAGGTGCGTTGTTACTCTGGGTCGGTGGGACCTTGTAGGGAGTCCCCGCAGTGTACCCTGGCAAAGACAAGAGGAGTCCAAATTAGGGTGAGGATTTATAGCTGCAGAGCCGGTCTAGCTGGACCATGAGCAACCCGAGCTGCTCTTCATGATGGACCGGCTGCTCGCCGGGCATCACTCAGCACGGAGGAGACGTACCGAGATGCACCAGCATCTACTGACGTCCCATGAAACCCACCAAGCCGAGACCTCCGAGTCCAGGACCCATCCCCTGGCTAATCCATCACAGCAGCCGGGGCTGGATCCTCCACCCAGCCCAGCGGTGGCTCTTCCCACACTGAGCCATACAGCTGATGAGTATTCCCAACGGTCAAGGCATGATGAGACTCAACCAGCACTTAAATCACCTGACAGCAGTATCCCCACACCTACTTACCCGTCTCTATACATCTACTTgatgagaataatgtttttccttctctcctccccagaTTTTTGTCCTTTCACCTTTTTTGCTCAGGGTGTGATGggcaaaaccagaatttaatTGCTGGAGGATCTAATTTCATGGCACAGTATTGCTGTCCCCAGGCAATgaccagaaaagcagcaacacCAAACCTTAAGGTGAAAATGGTGGATGCCTTTAAGTATTTCATCAAGGTGGACAGTGCCAAGAAGTTTTCTCTCTTGCAAAGGAGGGCTGTGACCATCAGCTCACCTTGCAGGTGGGAAAGGCAACCCCAGCTGATGCTCGAGCACCTTAATACCTGTCCCGCTCCCTGCAGGCTATTTGCATTAGCgacaaaagcagcaaatctgCTTTACTGCCATTAAGAAAAGCCATTTGCTCTGCTTGGTAAACACGCACCGCAGGCTGCTGGCAAGCTGGGAGGAGCAGCGGGGGCTTGGGACGGCAGTGGTTAGGCAGGCGCAGGCAGCCGGGGAAACGTCCCTTGTGATATTTGCGATCCTGATATGGCAGATAGATTGCAATTTTTGTCTTTCGTCTCTTTGgttgtaaggaaaagaaaatggacttCAGCATCTCCCAGTCTTCCCTATCATCCCATCAGGCTGTTTAGCTGGAGCATCCAAGTCCCAGATTTACACTTTATCAAAGATCTAAAGAAACCTTAACTTATCTTGCCGCATTTAGGAGATGCTGAGTATATGGGGAACAAACTAAAATGAAGGATCCTTTCCAAGACGTGGAAATTTGTcccaaaaaataaacataacaaaaaataacCTAAAGGATAACATGGTATCAGCTGACCTGCTGGCTGTGAGTGTCACTTTGGGATTTTGCTGATATTTTGCATTAAGTTTTGAGCTGTCTAGTGcttataaaattgtattttccttcCAGGAAGACCCAGTGGTACTAGCTCAAGATCTTCTAATGCAAGTCTGATcatatttgtcctttttttaaaatgttttccctggAGTGAAGACATCCCGTAAGGATCTCTGCTCttattctgcttcctttcaaGGTACTTTCCTATCTGTTGACCTGTCATGAATATGGGGTCAACCCCCATACCCTCCACCAGTTTTGCTCTCCAAAAAGAAAGGGGTGGCTTTAAGCAGGTCCATGATAACACTGCGTAATCCAATTCTTGTTACCTGGCAGCAAAATACCGTAAGACCTCATGGCAAGTACAGCATCTAAAGGATGTGCGACCTGCTGCGAGGATGGGACGTCCCTGCACCAAGGATATACAGCACCTGAATTCCCAACCTTTAGAGGCATTTCCAAGGAAGGTGCCATGAAGTTGCCCCTAAAACATTATTACTTAAGTGCTAAATTGGGGAAAAATCCTCAAGAATACTTAAAGTTGTgctttaagggttttttttagggtGGACTaaaagctgagctgctgccatgGGACGCCCTGGTCTGCATCAAGTATGCCGCAAAGGCATCAAGGTGTTGGTCACAGCTTGATGAATggttaaaaaaatggaaatggaaaaaaaaacctgctcgCACAAGCAAGGAAAATCAtgtgggctgggctggctggtgagAAATGGTAGCCAGCTCTTGCAGAAGAACTGGGAGAAATCATCCTTAGGGCAAAGAGGCCTGGAAGACTGTGTAGGATGGAGAGGAGAAGTCAAGGCTCAGCCCAGCGATAAGACGTCTAAACACTCAAATATAATGAACTAATTTACTCAACCAGTGTTCAGGGCAGCAATTAATGAAGGCTAAGTTTTCAAGACTGCTAATATCCCATATTATCTGCCCAGCACTGAAACAGTGTTAAGATAACAAGGAGCTTTCTAGGAACTCCCAAACAGCATCTCAACGCCTCCTGATTACTGCAGAttggaaaaaatgtgttaattaaACAGCGGAATAGCTGTGACCCTTTTCCTGACTTGCATTAGCAGGAGAGCAACTATCTTTAAATGAGAGATGGAAGCAGCAAGAGGAAATGCAGGTTCGAAACGGCCGAATTCACCCTAGCAGCAGAAGTGGAGACTCCTCCATCACGAGGTCCTCCAGGAACCCAACAATATGTCACCTACAGACCAACCAGCCTCCTGTTTTTCAATCTTAcggatttttttctattctgaaCTCATTTTTCCAAACAAAGACCTCTTGGCATCACGCTTCATTTCTGATGG
This region includes:
- the FAM168A gene encoding protein FAM168A isoform X1, with amino-acid sequence MVVVFCKLWNAVKTHCPAAVGRLLSGLSPSEGSSYPRGYPTGYPTAAPAYNPNMYPTSSPGYAPATLLMKQAWPQTSSSCATEGTFHLPVDTGTENRTYQASSAAFRYTAGTPYKVPPTQSNNAPPPYSPSPNPYQTAMYPIRSAYPQQNLYTQGAYYTQPVYAAQPHVIHHTTVVQPNSIPSAIYPAPVAAPRTNGVAMGMVAGTTMAMSAGTLLTTPQHTAIGAHPVSVPTYRAQGTPTYSYVPPHW
- the FAM168A gene encoding protein FAM168A isoform X6 produces the protein MNPVYSPVQPGAPYGNPKNMAYTGYPTGYPTAAPAYNPNMYPTSSPGYAPGYTAGTPYKVPPTQSNNAPPPYSPSPNPYQTAMYPIRSAYPQQNLYTQGAYYTQPVYAAQPHVIHHTTVVQPNSIPSAIYPAPVAAPRTNGVAMGMVAGTTMAMSAGTLLTTPQHTAIGAHPVSVPTYRAQGTPTYSYVPPHW
- the FAM168A gene encoding protein FAM168A isoform X5, which translates into the protein MYPTSSPGYAPATLLMKQAWPQTSSSCATEGTFHLPVDTGTENRTYQASSAAFRYTAGTPYKVPPTQSNNAPPPYSPSPNPYQTAMYPIRSAYPQQNLYTQGAYYTQPVYAAQPHVIHHTTVVQPNSIPSAIYPAPVAAPRTNGVAMGMVAGTTMAMSAGTLLTTPQHTAIGAHPVSVPTYRAQGTPTYSYVPPHW
- the FAM168A gene encoding protein FAM168A isoform X2, coding for MNPVYSPVQPGAPYGNPKNMAYTGYPTGYPTAAPAYNPNMYPTSSPGYAPATLLMKQAWPQTSSSCATEGTFHLPVDTGTENRTYQASSAAFRYTAGTPYKVPPTQSNNAPPPYSPSPNPYQTAMYPIRSAYPQQNLYTQGAYYTQPVYAAQPHVIHHTTVVQPNSIPSAIYPAPVAAPRTNGVAMGMVAGTTMAMSAGTLLTTPQHTAIGAHPVSVPTYRAQGTPTYSYVPPHW
- the FAM168A gene encoding protein FAM168A isoform X3, with the protein product MHPYSGYPTGYPTAAPAYNPNMYPTSSPGYAPATLLMKQAWPQTSSSCATEGTFHLPVDTGTENRTYQASSAAFRYTAGTPYKVPPTQSNNAPPPYSPSPNPYQTAMYPIRSAYPQQNLYTQGAYYTQPVYAAQPHVIHHTTVVQPNSIPSAIYPAPVAAPRTNGVAMGMVAGTTMAMSAGTLLTTPQHTAIGAHPVSVPTYRAQGTPTYSYVPPHW
- the FAM168A gene encoding protein FAM168A isoform X4 codes for the protein MVVVFCKLWNAVKTHCPAAVGRLLSGLSPSEGSSYPRGYPTGYPTAAPAYNPNMYPTSSPGYAPGYTAGTPYKVPPTQSNNAPPPYSPSPNPYQTAMYPIRSAYPQQNLYTQGAYYTQPVYAAQPHVIHHTTVVQPNSIPSAIYPAPVAAPRTNGVAMGMVAGTTMAMSAGTLLTTPQHTAIGAHPVSVPTYRAQGTPTYSYVPPHW